In a single window of the Rattus norvegicus strain BN/NHsdMcwi chromosome 6, GRCr8, whole genome shotgun sequence genome:
- the Cdca4 gene encoding cell division cycle-associated protein 4 isoform X1 has product MVTEDRMFARGLKRKCGDQEEGVEGFGTVPSYSLQRQSLLDMSLVKLQLCHMLVEPNLCRSVLIANTVRQIQEEMSQDGVWHGMAPQSVERAPIDRLVSTEILCRTVRGSEGEHPTSELEDSPLQSSASELPIVGSAQGQRNPQSSLWEMDNPQENRGSLQKSLDQIFETLENKNSSSVEELFSDVDSSYYDLDTVLTGMMTGTKSSLCNGLESFTAAAPPPSSTCKSDLAELDHVVEILVET; this is encoded by the exons ATGGTCACTGAG GACAGGATGTTTGCTAGAGGCCTGAAGAGGAAATGTGGTGACCAGGAAGAAGGAGTAGAGGGTTTTGGCACTGTCCCTTCCTATAGCCTGCAGCGACAGTCACTCCTGGACATGTCCCTTGTGAAGCTCCAGCTCTGTCACATGCTAGTGGAGCCCAACCTCTGCCGCTCAGTCCTTATTGCCAACACAGTACGACAGATCCAGGAGGAAATGAGCCAGGATGGCGTGTGGCATGGGATGGCACCCCAGAGTGTAGAACGGGCACCAATTGACCGACTAGTATCCACAGAGATCCTGTGTCGTACAGTGAGGGGATCTGAGGGGGAGCACCCCACCTCAGAACTGGAAGACAGTCCCTTGCAAAGCTCAGCTTCCGAGCTTCCCATCGTTGGCTCAGCACAGGGGCAAAGGAACCCTCAGAGCAGCCTCTGGGAGATGGACAACCCACAAGAAAACCGGGGAAGCCTTCAGAAGTCCCTGGACCAGATATTTGAGACCCTGGAGAACAAAAACTCCAGTTCAGTGGAGGAACTCTTCTCAGATGTGGACAGCTCCTACTATGACCTGGACACAGTGCTAACAGGAATGATGACTGGGACCAAGTCCAGTCTCTGCAATGGTCTTGAGAGCTTTACTGCAGCCGCCCCTCCTCCCAGCTCCACTTGCAAGTCTGACCTGGCTGAACTGGACCACGTCGTAGAGATTCTGGTGGAGACCTGA
- the Cdca4 gene encoding cell division cycle-associated protein 4 — protein MFARGLKRKCGDQEEGVEGFGTVPSYSLQRQSLLDMSLVKLQLCHMLVEPNLCRSVLIANTVRQIQEEMSQDGVWHGMAPQSVERAPIDRLVSTEILCRTVRGSEGEHPTSELEDSPLQSSASELPIVGSAQGQRNPQSSLWEMDNPQENRGSLQKSLDQIFETLENKNSSSVEELFSDVDSSYYDLDTVLTGMMTGTKSSLCNGLESFTAAAPPPSSTCKSDLAELDHVVEILVET, from the coding sequence ATGTTTGCTAGAGGCCTGAAGAGGAAATGTGGTGACCAGGAAGAAGGAGTAGAGGGTTTTGGCACTGTCCCTTCCTATAGCCTGCAGCGACAGTCACTCCTGGACATGTCCCTTGTGAAGCTCCAGCTCTGTCACATGCTAGTGGAGCCCAACCTCTGCCGCTCAGTCCTTATTGCCAACACAGTACGACAGATCCAGGAGGAAATGAGCCAGGATGGCGTGTGGCATGGGATGGCACCCCAGAGTGTAGAACGGGCACCAATTGACCGACTAGTATCCACAGAGATCCTGTGTCGTACAGTGAGGGGATCTGAGGGGGAGCACCCCACCTCAGAACTGGAAGACAGTCCCTTGCAAAGCTCAGCTTCCGAGCTTCCCATCGTTGGCTCAGCACAGGGGCAAAGGAACCCTCAGAGCAGCCTCTGGGAGATGGACAACCCACAAGAAAACCGGGGAAGCCTTCAGAAGTCCCTGGACCAGATATTTGAGACCCTGGAGAACAAAAACTCCAGTTCAGTGGAGGAACTCTTCTCAGATGTGGACAGCTCCTACTATGACCTGGACACAGTGCTAACAGGAATGATGACTGGGACCAAGTCCAGTCTCTGCAATGGTCTTGAGAGCTTTACTGCAGCCGCCCCTCCTCCCAGCTCCACTTGCAAGTCTGACCTGGCTGAACTGGACCACGTCGTAGAGATTCTGGTGGAGACCTGA
- the Clba1 gene encoding uncharacterized protein CLBA1, translated as MQGGREVGRESVSDLAEELGEGSLHPTAGGQSGDSLERRRIGYDGPVILPDANANSSRLDEGLSSSRPHPGELGGGWGEFEGFQESSAKSEEFSQSFELLGRAAECQPLRTPSTPKEGGSCQVQQGGPWVTGTAAGPSSESILSYEKVFRLAFQEVPVEQATEDVCSLDRFLETGSEETAPVPRLCSESRKLWRALQNTDTVSASRCLWSESHCRENLFPVLGIDAAQKSLSGDQGHDLEGSDCRKPEDLLGVSGFHLHHCKALIQTKLSGTSGSRQGSLITYSLFLKTPLQGNGRYITIPQKKIFTPRNLKMAFFNNNVC; from the exons ATGCAAGGCGGgcgggaggtggggagagagtcAGTGAGTGACCTCGCAGAGGAACTTGGAGAGGGGTCCCTCCACCCGACAGCCGGAGGACAGAGTGGTGATAGTTTGGAACGGAGGAGGATCGGCTACGACGGTCCCGTGATTCTGCCGGACGCCAATGCTAACAGCTCCAGGCTGGATGAGGGTCTTTCCTCCAGCCGTCCACACCCAGGGGAGCTCGGCGGCGGGTGGGGAGAGTTCGAAGGCTTCCAAGAGTCTTCAGCTAAGTCTGAGGAGTTTTCTCAGTCTTTTGAACTCCTGGGAAGGGCCGCGGAATGTCAGCCGCTGAGAACCCCTTCCACACCTAAAGAGGGCGGTTCTTGCCAGGTGCAGCAGGGTGGACCCTGGGTGACAGGAACTGCTGCTGGCCCGTCTTCAGAG TCCATTCTCAGCTACGAGAAGGTTTTCAGGCTTGCGTTTCAAGAAGTCCCGGTGGAACAGGCAACCGAAGACGTTTGTTCTTTGGACCGTTTCTTAGAAACAGGCAGCGAAGAAACTGCACCTGTGCCTAGACTGTG TTCCGAATCTAGGAAACTCTGGAGAGCCCTTCAGAACACCGACACCGTGTCTGCATCGAGGTGTCTCTGGAGTGAATCTCACTGCCGGGAAAACCTCTTTCCTGTCCTTGGCATAGATGCTGCTCAGAAG AGCCTTTCTGGAGACCAGGGTCATGATCTGGAAGGTTCTGACTGCAGAAAGCCTGAAGATCTGCTGGGAGTCAGTGGTTTCCACCTACACCACTGCAAAGCCCTGATTCAGACCAAG CTCTCAGGGACATCGGGCAGCAGACAGGGCAGCCTGATTACCTACAGTCTGTTTCTGAAGACACCACTCCAAGGGAATGGGCGCTACATCACCATCCCACAGAAGAAGATCTTTACTCCACGCAACCTGAAAATGGCATTCTTTAATAACAACGTCTGCTAA